From Spiroplasma monobiae MQ-1, a single genomic window includes:
- a CDS encoding Pr6Pr family membrane protein gives MFITKQNLKDWRLWYKLTLSLLITIFLLEMLIKGMVNISEDIKNSDGTTSPSIWTIYGNTIGEDGKVEILGYDYFGYVINFFSFFTIQSNILIAVWMFVGFLNHNKEGQIKLLQKAFSLSVVTYITVTALIFNGMLLPQVLATGKEFGALWWVEQMVVHTFGPIAAVVYFLLFMKQELEFNFKKFISRDFLFLAIYPVIYLIGSLLKGEMIYRAYGGDSVLARKHQAYPYFFLEIHNKQALSDKMGETLLNNGLFWMFMAIIIIVGIIIGLGSLYLYIGSKTSNIRNNWANNEQTKTKAK, from the coding sequence ATGTTTATAACAAAGCAAAACCTTAAAGATTGAAGATTATGATATAAATTAACTCTTTCTTTATTGATAACTATTTTTCTTTTAGAAATGTTGATAAAAGGTATGGTCAATATTTCTGAAGATATTAAAAACTCTGATGGAACAACTTCACCAAGTATTTGAACAATTTATGGAAATACAATAGGAGAAGATGGTAAAGTAGAAATTTTGGGATATGACTACTTTGGTTATGTAATTAACTTCTTTAGTTTCTTTACAATTCAATCAAATATATTAATAGCTGTTTGAATGTTTGTTGGATTCTTAAATCATAACAAAGAAGGTCAAATCAAATTATTACAAAAGGCTTTTTCATTAAGTGTTGTAACTTACATTACTGTAACTGCTTTGATATTTAATGGTATGTTATTACCTCAAGTATTAGCAACAGGTAAAGAATTTGGAGCTCTTTGATGAGTTGAACAAATGGTAGTACATACATTTGGGCCAATTGCTGCAGTTGTTTATTTCTTATTATTTATGAAACAAGAATTAGAATTTAACTTTAAGAAATTTATTTCAAGAGATTTTTTATTCCTGGCAATTTATCCGGTTATATACCTAATTGGATCTTTATTAAAAGGTGAAATGATTTATAGGGCGTATGGTGGTGATTCTGTTTTAGCGCGTAAACACCAAGCTTACCCATATTTCTTTTTAGAAATACATAACAAACAAGCATTGTCTGATAAAATGGGAGAAACATTATTGAATAATGGATTATTCTGAATGTTTATGGCAATTATTATTATTGTTGGAATTATCATTGGTTTAGGAAGTCTTTATTTATATATAGGTTCAAAAACAAGTAATATTAGAAATAATTGAGCAAACAATGAGCAAACAAAAACAAAAGCAAAATAG